One window from the genome of Candidatus Thermoplasmatota archaeon encodes:
- a CDS encoding ABC transporter ATP-binding protein — translation MESQVVVQARSLRKVYDIGKVQVHALKGIDLDITKGEMVSVMGPSGCGKTTLLNCLSGIDDPTEGHITIEGQALEGMSDDKKTEYRAKRIGFIFQAYNLLPVLTAVENVELPLLLAGVKLKEARVRALKTLDLVGLKKWESHRPSELSGGEQQRVAIARSLVNNPAIVFGDELTGNLDEETSTQVMDLICDLNEKNKQTFVIVTHDPAVGEQAHRVLRLRDGLIEKEYRPIHSG, via the coding sequence ATGGAGTCGCAGGTTGTTGTTCAAGCCAGGAGCCTTCGTAAGGTCTACGACATCGGGAAGGTGCAGGTGCACGCGCTCAAGGGCATAGATCTGGACATCACGAAGGGAGAGATGGTCTCGGTCATGGGACCCTCGGGTTGCGGGAAGACGACGCTTCTGAACTGCCTGTCCGGGATCGACGACCCGACGGAGGGGCACATCACAATCGAGGGACAGGCGCTCGAGGGCATGTCGGATGACAAGAAGACGGAGTACCGCGCGAAGAGGATAGGCTTCATCTTCCAGGCGTACAACCTGCTGCCCGTTCTGACCGCAGTCGAGAATGTGGAGCTACCTCTTCTCCTCGCTGGGGTCAAGCTCAAGGAAGCTAGGGTGAGGGCCTTGAAGACGCTGGATCTGGTCGGGCTCAAGAAGTGGGAATCCCACAGACCCTCCGAGCTGTCTGGTGGAGAACAGCAGCGCGTTGCCATTGCCCGCTCCCTCGTGAACAACCCGGCGATCGTCTTCGGGGACGAGCTGACGGGCAATCTGGACGAGGAGACCTCCACGCAGGTGATGGACCTGATCTGCGACCTGAACGAGAAGAACAAGCAGACATTCGTCATCGTCACCCACGACCCCGCCGTCGGGGAGCAGGCACACCGCGTGCTCAGGCTCAGGGACGGCCTCATCGAGAAGGAATACCGACCAATACATTCCGGTTGA